Proteins encoded in a region of the Streptomyces sp. NBC_00513 genome:
- a CDS encoding acyl-CoA dehydrogenase family protein: protein MSLDHRLTPEHEELRRTVEAFAHDVVAPKIGDLYERHEFPYEIVREMGRMGLFGLPFPEEYGGMGGDYLALGIALEELARVDSSVAITLEAGVSLGAMPIHLFGTEEQKREWLPRMCSGEVLGAFGLTEPDGGSDAGGTRTTAVKDGDQWVINGSKCFITNSGTDITGLVTVTAVTGRKADGRPEISSIIVPSGTPGFTVAAPYSKVGWNSSDTRELSFQDVRVPLANLVGQEGRGYAQFLRILDEGRIAISALATGLAQGCVDESVKYAKERKAFGRPIGDNQAIQFKLADMEMRAHMARVGWRDAASRLVAGEPFKKEAAIAKLYSSTVAVDNAREATQIHGGYGFMNEYPVARMWRDSKILEIGEGTSEVQRMLIARELGFAG from the coding sequence ATGTCCCTCGACCACCGGCTCACCCCCGAGCACGAGGAACTCCGCCGCACCGTCGAGGCCTTCGCGCACGACGTCGTCGCCCCCAAGATCGGCGACCTGTACGAGCGGCACGAGTTCCCGTACGAGATCGTCCGCGAGATGGGCCGCATGGGCCTGTTCGGCCTGCCCTTCCCGGAGGAGTACGGCGGCATGGGCGGCGACTACCTCGCCCTCGGCATCGCCCTGGAGGAGCTGGCCCGCGTCGACTCCTCGGTCGCCATCACCCTGGAGGCCGGCGTCTCGCTCGGCGCCATGCCGATCCACCTGTTCGGCACCGAGGAGCAGAAGCGGGAGTGGCTGCCGAGGATGTGCTCCGGCGAGGTGCTGGGCGCCTTCGGTCTGACCGAGCCGGACGGCGGCTCGGACGCGGGCGGCACCCGCACGACGGCCGTCAAGGACGGTGACCAGTGGGTGATCAACGGTTCGAAGTGCTTCATCACCAACTCCGGTACGGACATCACCGGGTTGGTCACGGTCACCGCGGTGACCGGGCGCAAGGCGGACGGCCGGCCCGAGATCTCCTCGATCATCGTGCCGTCCGGAACACCCGGCTTCACGGTGGCGGCCCCGTACTCCAAGGTCGGCTGGAACTCCTCCGACACCCGTGAACTGTCCTTCCAGGACGTGCGGGTGCCCCTGGCCAACCTGGTCGGCCAGGAGGGCCGCGGCTACGCCCAGTTCCTGCGGATCCTCGACGAGGGCCGCATCGCCATCTCCGCGCTCGCCACGGGCCTGGCCCAGGGCTGTGTCGACGAGTCGGTGAAGTACGCCAAGGAGCGCAAGGCCTTCGGCCGGCCCATCGGCGACAACCAGGCCATCCAGTTCAAGCTGGCGGACATGGAGATGCGCGCCCACATGGCTCGTGTCGGCTGGCGGGACGCGGCCTCGCGGCTGGTGGCCGGCGAGCCGTTCAAGAAGGAGGCGGCCATCGCCAAGCTGTACTCCTCCACGGTCGCCGTCGACAACGCCCGTGAGGCCACGCAGATCCACGGCGGCTACGGGTTCATGAACGAGTACCCGGTGGCCCGCATGTGGCGGGACTCCAAGATCCTGGAGATCGGCGAGGGCACCAGCGAGGTGCAGCGCATGCTGATCGCCCGCGAACTGGGCTTCGCCGGCTGA
- a CDS encoding ABC transporter substrate-binding protein translates to MPKSRSSLLTRRGLIAAGGALSLVAALSACGGTDKAKDGAGEADKTAAASGPWTFKDDLGKDVSTKAAPKNVVAFTGTAAALYDYGVSVKGVFGPTKTADGKPDVQAGSMDISKVEVLGNVYDEFNVEKYAALQPDLLVTNSWDGSYWYVPEASKDKILKLAPAAAIKVGGDVSMDKALARTADLAKSLGADMNAKKAVDAKARFEAASAKVREATKANPGIKVLVGSGAADLFYVSTPKTSADLKYFESLGVEFVAPEKLDEGGFFESLSWENAGKYKADVILLDNRTGTLQPKDLAAKPTWAEMPAVKAGQITPRVTEPIFSYEKCAQLLEDLAKSIQGAKKVS, encoded by the coding sequence ATGCCCAAGTCCCGATCCTCCCTCCTCACCCGCCGCGGTCTCATCGCGGCCGGCGGTGCCCTGAGCCTCGTCGCGGCGCTCTCCGCGTGCGGCGGCACCGACAAGGCGAAGGACGGGGCCGGCGAGGCGGACAAGACCGCTGCGGCCTCGGGCCCCTGGACCTTCAAGGACGACCTCGGCAAGGACGTCTCCACGAAGGCCGCCCCGAAGAACGTCGTCGCCTTCACCGGCACCGCCGCCGCCCTTTACGACTACGGCGTGAGCGTCAAGGGCGTCTTCGGCCCGACCAAGACCGCCGACGGCAAGCCCGACGTCCAGGCCGGCTCGATGGACATATCCAAGGTCGAGGTCCTCGGCAACGTCTACGACGAGTTCAACGTCGAGAAGTACGCGGCCCTCCAGCCCGACCTGCTGGTCACCAACTCCTGGGACGGCTCGTACTGGTACGTCCCGGAGGCCTCCAAGGACAAGATCCTGAAGCTGGCCCCGGCCGCCGCGATCAAGGTCGGCGGCGACGTCAGCATGGACAAGGCGCTGGCCCGCACCGCGGACCTCGCCAAGTCCCTCGGCGCCGACATGAACGCCAAGAAGGCCGTGGACGCCAAGGCCCGCTTCGAGGCCGCCTCCGCCAAGGTCCGCGAGGCCACCAAGGCGAACCCGGGCATCAAGGTGCTCGTCGGTTCCGGCGCGGCCGACCTGTTCTACGTCTCCACCCCGAAGACCTCCGCCGACCTGAAGTACTTCGAGTCGCTCGGCGTCGAGTTCGTCGCCCCGGAGAAGCTGGACGAGGGCGGCTTCTTCGAGAGCCTCAGCTGGGAGAACGCCGGCAAGTACAAGGCCGACGTCATCCTGCTCGACAACCGCACCGGCACCCTGCAGCCGAAGGACCTGGCGGCCAAGCCGACCTGGGCCGAGATGCCCGCAGTCAAGGCCGGTCAGATCACCCCGCGCGTGACCGAGCCGATCTTCTCGTACGAGAAGTGCGCGCAGCTGCTGGAGGACCTGGCGAAGTCCATCCAGGGCGCCAAGAAGGTCAGCTGA
- a CDS encoding hydroxymethylglutaryl-CoA lyase, producing MTVPDPGLPTRVRIHEVGARDGLQNEKTPVPTEVKAEFVHRLAAAGLTTIEATSFVHPKWVPQLADAEQLFPLLSDVSADLPVLVPNERGLDRALALGADRIAVFGSATETFAARNLNRTVAESLAMFEPVVARAKERGAHVRGYLSMCFGDPWEGAVPIPQVVSVAKALLDLGCDELSLGDTIGVATPGHVGALLDGLDEVGVETDRIGVHFHDTYGQALSNTLAALRHGVTTVDASAGGLGGCPYAKSATGNLATEDLVWMLDGLGIETGVDLAALTATSVWMAERLGRPSPSRTVRALSHKE from the coding sequence ATGACGGTCCCCGATCCCGGGCTGCCGACCCGCGTCCGCATCCACGAGGTGGGCGCCCGCGACGGACTCCAGAACGAGAAGACGCCCGTACCGACGGAGGTGAAGGCCGAGTTCGTCCACCGGCTCGCCGCGGCCGGCCTCACCACCATCGAGGCCACCAGCTTCGTCCACCCCAAGTGGGTGCCCCAGCTCGCCGACGCGGAACAGCTCTTCCCGTTGCTCTCCGACGTGTCCGCGGACCTGCCCGTCCTCGTCCCCAACGAGCGCGGCCTGGACCGCGCGCTCGCCCTCGGGGCCGATCGGATCGCGGTGTTCGGTTCCGCGACGGAGACCTTCGCGGCCCGCAACCTCAACCGCACCGTCGCCGAGTCCCTGGCCATGTTCGAGCCCGTGGTGGCCCGGGCGAAGGAACGGGGCGCCCATGTGCGCGGATACCTCTCCATGTGCTTCGGCGACCCCTGGGAGGGCGCCGTGCCCATCCCGCAGGTGGTCTCCGTGGCCAAGGCCCTGCTGGACCTCGGCTGCGACGAACTGAGTCTCGGCGACACCATCGGCGTCGCCACCCCGGGCCATGTCGGGGCCCTCCTCGACGGACTCGACGAGGTGGGCGTGGAGACCGATCGGATCGGTGTGCACTTCCACGACACCTACGGCCAGGCCCTCTCCAACACCCTCGCCGCGCTCCGGCACGGCGTGACCACGGTCGACGCCTCCGCCGGCGGCCTCGGCGGCTGCCCGTACGCGAAGAGCGCCACCGGCAACCTGGCCACCGAGGACCTCGTGTGGATGCTCGACGGCCTCGGCATCGAGACCGGGGTCGACCTGGCCGCCCTCACCGCCACGAGCGTGTGGATGGCCGAGCGGTTGGGGCGCCCCAGCCCCTCCCGTACCGTCCGCGCCCTCTCCCACAAGGAGTAA
- a CDS encoding siderophore-interacting protein — protein sequence MTVTASDAAPAVAHFRFFELEVLRTRRLGHSFLRVTFGGESLSEFRSGGYDQSLSLFLPAEGAEHTVLPSTDEDTWFAAWRAIPEAERPVMRSYTVREQRRTPEGVDEVDIDFVLHGDSSPASRWAGRAVAGRRVMLIGPAVAENKSVRFQPPAATDAVLLYADETALPAASAILERLPAGTPVKAWFEVPHEDDRLTPVTLADADITWIVRDPALGRERADRLVDVIRAAEPLAAQAPYAWIAGEAGTIRAVRRHLVRERSIDRRAVRFVGYWRLGASEEELLAEAYAGQAPSEDATATL from the coding sequence ATGACCGTCACCGCATCCGACGCGGCCCCGGCCGTGGCCCACTTCCGGTTCTTCGAACTCGAGGTGCTCCGCACGCGCCGTCTCGGCCACTCGTTCCTGCGCGTCACGTTCGGCGGCGAGTCCCTCTCGGAGTTCCGCTCCGGCGGGTACGACCAGAGCCTGTCGCTCTTCCTGCCGGCCGAGGGCGCCGAGCACACCGTCCTGCCCTCCACGGACGAGGACACGTGGTTCGCCGCCTGGCGGGCGATCCCCGAGGCCGAGCGCCCGGTGATGCGCTCGTACACCGTGCGCGAGCAGCGCCGAACGCCCGAGGGCGTGGACGAGGTCGACATCGACTTCGTGCTCCACGGCGACTCCTCCCCCGCGTCCCGCTGGGCCGGGCGGGCCGTCGCCGGCCGCCGGGTCATGCTGATCGGGCCGGCCGTCGCGGAGAACAAGTCCGTGCGGTTCCAGCCGCCGGCCGCCACCGACGCCGTCCTGCTGTACGCGGACGAGACCGCGCTGCCCGCCGCCTCCGCGATCCTCGAACGACTGCCCGCCGGCACGCCGGTGAAGGCCTGGTTCGAGGTCCCGCACGAGGACGACCGACTCACCCCGGTGACCCTCGCCGACGCGGACATCACCTGGATCGTCCGTGACCCCGCCCTGGGGCGCGAGCGCGCCGACCGGCTCGTGGACGTGATCCGCGCGGCCGAACCGCTTGCCGCGCAGGCCCCGTACGCCTGGATCGCCGGCGAGGCGGGCACGATCCGCGCGGTCCGCCGCCACCTCGTGCGGGAACGTTCCATCGATCGGCGCGCGGTGCGCTTCGTCGGCTACTGGCGCCTCGGCGCGAGCGAGGAAGAGCTGCTCGCCGAGGCCTACGCGGGCCAGGCTCCCAGCGAGGACGCCACCGCGACCCTGTAG